The proteins below are encoded in one region of Apium graveolens cultivar Ventura chromosome 4, ASM990537v1, whole genome shotgun sequence:
- the LOC141717131 gene encoding auxin-responsive protein SAUR71-like — translation MKKLIQRLSRVADSTNYSLLRSESRVSARSRRCNSLRILKPRRSGGVPEGHLPVYVGEESERFVVNAELLNHPVFMKLLNISAQEYGYEQKGVLRIPCHVLVFEKVLEAVRVNEISPDVLQLLDSF, via the coding sequence atGAAGAAACTCATTCAGCGTCTCTCTCGCGTCGCGGACTCGACAAACTACTCACTCCTGCGATCCGAGTCACGCGTCTCAGCTCGTTCTCGCCGATGCAACTCACTCCGAATACTAAAACCTCGCCGGTCCGGCGGCGTTCCGGAAGGACACTTGCCGGTTTACGTGGGAGAAGAATCAGAGAGGTTTGTTGTGAACGCTGAGCTGTTAAATCACCCGGTATTTATGAAACTGTTGAATATATCAGCTCAGGAGTACGGTTACGAACAAAAAGGCGTGCTTCGGATTCCGTGCCATGTGCTTGTGTTCGAGAAAGTTCTAGAAGCCGTGAGAGTAAACGAGATCTCGCCGGACGTTCTTCAACTTCTCGATTCCTTTTAA